A part of Olleya sp. Bg11-27 genomic DNA contains:
- a CDS encoding T9SS type B sorting domain-containing protein — MRHLILLVAIGLTSFFNTNITSTTLEVSEIQVSEKYVIPSVHEGQNYYTASGGANGTGCILEAGTIIDDSTTIYLFDISGHSNNMETAITIDICEPDVTTILENNNARYSQYIIVEPASNSNTYNVNQLVTDVLVNSSCATVSNINWSTGSNYGDVNGIGYFSATPGTFAFESGIILSTGNVMEAEGPETGPQDSGGSAWEGDSDLEAVINTDLDGVPGDDLPNTNSNNASYIEFNFVPQVDKISFEFLFASDEYGVDQCEFSDAFAFLLTNVTTGVTTNIAVVPGTGDVVSTYTIRDNMWAPICSSENSTFFDSYYGTGFATGLPPVDDPVDFVGYTVPMTAVANVVPNGNYKIKLVIADDGGPSGLDTKKNSAVFLKEGSFDLGGDLGEDVTIADGTAICSGGVIPLDTNLPTVAHVWYLDGMVIPGETGATLDATVGGVYSVDVIFSATCQNSDSIVIEFIPTPIIDSISNLFVCDTGTGSSTFDLTNNETSAIGTQDPTAFTVTFHNSQSDADLDTSPITTAASYVGTDAEIIYIRIEDNATGQCAVTSSFTLQYLNPSISATSDFIICDDVTNDGVEVFDLTLKDTAILGTLDASVYSVSYYLDLANANSGTNALADSYTNTVNPQPIFVRVESIVSPTCFVTSSTALFELIVTPQAYSNQLDPVIVCDDASNDGFEIFNLSNLEAHFLGGQSTLDFTMTFHENSTDSALGLNPIANPTNYTNIVSPTQTIYVRVINNLYPICVSLSNFDITVSAPPAADAPADVFACDTYSLPILSANNNYYTATDGPNGTGTVMTAGDNITTTTTLYVYTEIGIAPNTCSDENSFVITINNSPVADAPLDVEACFSYDLPALSVNNNYYTATGGPSGTGALITAGTTVLTSITLFVYVETGVSPNNCSDETSFDITINSAPIADSPADVQACDTYTLPVLSANNNYYTASGGPSGTGTLMMAGDLVTTTTTLYTYTEIGIAPDTCSGEDMFLITIDATPIAESSADIEVCDTYTLPALTTDNFYYTASGGPSGAGVLVAEGTAVTTSTSLFIYKETGTTPNNCFDETTFDIVINISPVADAPLDVQACDTYTLPALSLDNDYYTATGGPNGIGTLIAAGNNITTTTTLYIYTESGIAPNKCSDENELIITIDASPVAESSADIEVCDTYSLPTLTADNYYYTATGGPSGTGVLVADGTAVTTSTSLFIYKETGTTPNNCFDETTFDIVINISPVADAPLDVQACDTYTLPALSLDNDYYIATGGPNGTGTLLVAGTDITTTTTLYIYTESGIAPNKCSDENELIITIDDTPVAESSVDVEVCDSYILPVLTADNFYYTATGGPSGTGTLLAEGSAITVSTSLFIYKETGTTPNNCFDETSFDITINYSPVADSPLDVQACDSYVLPALSVDNDYYTTTGGPNGTGTLLTAGNDITTTTTLYVYIESGIAPNKCSDENEFVVTIDVTPVADAPLDVQACDSYVLPALSANNFYYTATGGPNGVGTLVAEGTAIVTSSTLYVYIETSTTPNNCADENVFNITIDISPVADAPLDVQVCDVYTLPALSADNFYYTETGGPSGTGIIVAEGTVINTSTTLYVYTALGSSPNNCTDENSFVIAVDVSPIADAPMDVQACDSYTLPALSTNNFYYTATGGPNGVGTLVAEGTAIVTTITLYVYTETGTTPNNCTDENSFDITIDISPIADAPLDVQACDSYTLPVLSVNNSYYTATNGPNGVGSLVAEGTQITSTRTLYVFAEFAGSPNNCTNENSFIITIDLSPVANSVADMIQCENDFNQIDMFDLSSNNNTVSNGQANTVVTYYNSLADAEAGASVILNPDAYENTSNPETIYVRLENEFSGCYDTTALDLIVNDSGALVSSSSLTFCDPDSDGFGIFNLSDSEVEITGAATGVEISYHETLSDAELDVNPVIGTYNNIVENNQVIYVRVDNLNNGCATVVFLNLIVNPTPQITDSSPLKVCDNDTDGIALFDLELNNPEILNQLDTDTTNDLATADYTITFYTTAADAAVPQNAIATPNAFTNTTLNMQTIWVVITDNANGCSTTTTMDLIVNPLPVLVQPTPLELCNDTDLPGEVPALAQEAFTLEDANAQILNGQTGITLTYYFTQTGASNGSASDQIFSPYVNTANAQTVYVRAEDNVTGCISTITLNLRVNPIPSPEANPSTLIECDSDNDGFALFDLDSQTISILNGESGVSISYHETEADATSDINPLTSPYTNIVPSNQNVYVRAENDITGCFTIVILPLDVQPSPVVPITIDDYIVCDDNNDGFNQFDFDTVMTPQILGTQNPADFTLTYHTTALNAESGNSPIVNTSNYTNVTNPQTIYIRLVSNTNGCVTTGQFEIIVEFPPVLVQPTPLAICDELDANYYENNDDIATFDLTVKNDEIIAGNVSWIVAYYETQADAQADVNVIADPTQYTNMMVGTNPANPQTVYVRVTNSITGCFSFTTLTIRVLPNPTPLENPDNIELCDDVAVVGPNDLIELFDLTQDAAVILNGEGINPSDPRHLSYYTDLDNALMGTTPIADPTMHSNEDPTNPGVAITPQTIYVRVTNGTDEIGTSGTGCYTIVSFDIIVNPLPEVSPIEDYIYCELFSDGQYGFDLVSKTDEILGTQSATDFTLTFYAADGTTIGNPSNYTNATNPEIISVDITNNLTGCIARTSFTIEVQEGAQANPDMAPIVYELCDDTMETDGDTTNDSTQFDLVTQNPEVLDGQDPANYIVSYYATQADADAALNALPLLYENIINPQVIYVRVDNDTMIDDGSGTGTMVDTSICYETAELTLQVNPLPEVELESSYLLCINTNGTEVVSAPIIETGLNTTDYTFEWLLENITIPGESGNSLEPTQGGNYSVIVTDISSSSVTMCQTVATTIVEESEPPTIAVELLTEAFADVHNIYVTATGSGSSVYEFSIDDGPWEVNVPNDGTYTFTDVGAGDHIVTVRDINGCGEFSLPIPIMDYPHFFTPNDDGFNDTWNIYGIDDQPDAVIYIFDRYGKLLKQLSPTGLGWDGTYNGNPMPTSDYWFTVDYREPNDPNNAQKQFKAHFTLKR, encoded by the coding sequence ATGAGACACCTGATTTTACTTGTAGCTATTGGTTTAACAAGTTTTTTTAACACAAATATTACTTCTACAACTTTAGAAGTTTCAGAGATACAAGTCTCTGAAAAATATGTAATACCAAGTGTTCATGAAGGTCAAAATTATTATACGGCATCTGGAGGTGCAAATGGTACAGGTTGTATATTAGAAGCTGGAACAATTATTGACGATTCTACTACTATATATTTATTTGATATTAGTGGTCATTCAAACAATATGGAGACAGCAATAACTATTGATATTTGCGAACCTGACGTTACTACTATTTTGGAAAATAACAATGCTAGATATAGCCAGTATATCATAGTAGAACCAGCATCAAATAGTAATACATATAATGTTAATCAGTTAGTGACGGATGTTTTAGTTAATAGTTCATGCGCAACGGTGTCAAATATTAATTGGAGTACGGGATCTAATTATGGAGATGTTAATGGTATTGGTTATTTTTCAGCTACGCCTGGTACTTTTGCTTTTGAGTCAGGAATAATTTTATCTACTGGAAACGTGATGGAGGCAGAAGGTCCAGAAACGGGGCCTCAAGATAGTGGAGGTAGTGCTTGGGAAGGTGATAGTGATTTAGAAGCAGTCATTAATACGGATTTAGATGGTGTTCCTGGTGATGATTTACCTAATACTAATTCCAATAATGCTTCTTATATAGAGTTTAATTTTGTACCTCAAGTAGACAAAATTAGTTTTGAGTTTTTATTTGCTTCGGATGAATATGGTGTTGATCAGTGTGAGTTTTCTGATGCATTTGCTTTTTTACTAACTAACGTAACTACAGGCGTTACTACTAATATAGCTGTAGTACCTGGAACAGGAGATGTTGTATCTACATATACAATAAGAGATAATATGTGGGCTCCTATTTGCTCTTCTGAAAATTCAACATTTTTTGATTCTTATTATGGAACAGGTTTTGCTACCGGATTACCTCCTGTTGACGATCCTGTTGATTTTGTAGGTTATACTGTCCCGATGACCGCAGTAGCTAATGTTGTTCCCAATGGTAATTATAAGATTAAACTAGTGATCGCTGATGACGGTGGTCCTTCAGGATTGGATACTAAAAAAAATTCTGCTGTTTTTCTAAAAGAGGGATCATTTGATTTAGGTGGCGATTTAGGTGAAGATGTTACTATAGCTGATGGTACGGCTATTTGTAGTGGCGGTGTTATTCCTTTAGATACTAATTTACCAACAGTTGCTCATGTTTGGTATTTGGATGGGATGGTTATTCCTGGTGAAACTGGTGCTACACTTGATGCAACAGTGGGTGGAGTTTATAGTGTAGATGTCATTTTTTCAGCGACTTGTCAAAATTCAGATTCTATTGTAATCGAATTTATTCCGACTCCTATAATTGACAGTATTTCGAATCTTTTTGTTTGCGATACAGGAACAGGAAGTTCAACTTTTGATTTAACGAATAATGAAACGTCAGCAATTGGCACACAAGATCCAACAGCTTTTACCGTAACATTCCATAACTCACAAAGTGATGCCGATTTAGATACTAGCCCTATTACTACCGCCGCCAGTTATGTTGGTACAGATGCTGAAATAATTTATATTAGGATAGAAGATAATGCTACAGGACAATGTGCTGTAACTAGTTCGTTTACATTACAATATTTAAATCCATCAATTTCTGCTACAAGTGATTTTATTATTTGTGATGATGTGACTAATGATGGGGTTGAAGTCTTTGATTTAACATTAAAAGATACCGCTATACTTGGAACATTAGATGCTAGTGTATATAGTGTTAGTTATTACTTAGATTTGGCTAATGCGAATTCAGGTACAAATGCACTAGCAGATAGCTATACAAATACAGTAAATCCGCAACCTATTTTTGTAAGGGTTGAAAGTATTGTTAGTCCTACTTGTTTTGTAACCTCTTCGACAGCCTTGTTCGAATTAATAGTGACACCTCAAGCATATTCGAATCAACTAGATCCTGTTATAGTTTGTGATGATGCATCAAATGATGGTTTTGAGATATTTAATCTTTCTAATTTAGAAGCTCATTTCTTAGGGGGACAAAGTACTTTAGATTTTACTATGACTTTTCATGAGAATTCAACAGATAGTGCTTTGGGTTTAAATCCAATTGCAAATCCTACTAATTATACTAATATAGTTAGTCCAACACAAACGATTTATGTTAGAGTAATCAATAATTTATATCCTATTTGTGTCTCTTTAAGTAATTTTGACATCACTGTTAGTGCTCCACCTGCAGCAGATGCACCAGCGGATGTTTTTGCTTGTGACACCTATAGTTTACCAATTTTGTCCGCAAACAACAATTATTATACAGCAACTGATGGACCAAACGGAACAGGGACTGTAATGACAGCAGGTGATAATATTACAACTACGACTACGCTGTATGTATATACGGAAATAGGAATAGCGCCAAACACGTGTTCGGATGAAAATAGTTTTGTTATTACGATCAATAATTCACCTGTAGCAGATGCTCCTTTAGATGTTGAAGCTTGTTTTTCTTATGATTTACCTGCCTTATCGGTTAATAATAATTATTATACAGCAACAGGAGGACCAAGCGGTACAGGTGCTTTAATTACTGCGGGAACTACAGTATTAACATCAATTACTTTATTTGTGTATGTAGAAACAGGTGTTTCTCCAAATAATTGCTCTGACGAAACTAGTTTTGATATTACTATTAATAGTGCACCTATAGCAGATTCACCTGCAGATGTTCAAGCTTGTGATACCTACACTTTACCTGTCTTATCTGCAAATAATAATTATTACACGGCATCTGGAGGTCCAAGTGGAACAGGTACTTTAATGATGGCTGGTGATTTAGTTACAACTACAACTACGCTTTATACATATACTGAAATTGGTATAGCTCCTGATACCTGTTCTGGAGAGGATATGTTTTTAATTACTATAGATGCTACCCCAATTGCAGAATCGTCTGCAGATATTGAAGTTTGTGACACTTATACATTACCTGCTTTAACTACAGATAATTTTTATTATACAGCCTCAGGTGGTCCAAGTGGGGCAGGAGTTTTAGTTGCCGAAGGTACAGCAGTTACAACATCAACTAGTTTATTTATTTATAAGGAAACAGGAACAACGCCAAATAATTGTTTTGATGAAACTACTTTTGATATTGTCATAAATATTTCTCCAGTTGCAGATGCTCCTTTGGATGTTCAAGCTTGCGATACTTATACATTACCAGCTTTATCTCTGGATAATGACTATTATACAGCCACAGGAGGTCCTAATGGAATAGGAACTTTAATTGCAGCAGGAAATAATATAACGACAACAACAACACTTTATATTTATACCGAATCAGGAATCGCACCTAATAAATGTTCAGACGAAAATGAACTTATTATTACTATAGATGCTAGTCCTGTGGCAGAGTCATCTGCTGATATTGAAGTTTGTGATACTTATAGTTTACCTACTTTAACGGCAGATAATTATTATTACACAGCCACAGGTGGTCCAAGTGGTACAGGAGTTTTAGTTGCCGATGGTACAGCAGTTACAACATCAACTAGTTTATTTATTTATAAGGAAACAGGAACAACGCCAAATAATTGTTTTGATGAAACTACTTTTGATATTGTCATAAATATTTCTCCAGTTGCAGATGCTCCTTTGGATGTTCAAGCTTGTGATACTTATACATTACCAGCTTTATCTTTGGATAATGACTATTATATAGCAACAGGAGGACCAAATGGAACGGGAACTTTACTAGTAGCAGGGACCGATATAACAACCACGACAACACTTTATATTTATACCGAATCAGGAATAGCACCTAATAAATGTTCAGACGAAAATGAACTTATTATTACTATTGATGATACTCCAGTAGCGGAATCTTCTGTAGATGTTGAAGTTTGTGATTCTTATATATTACCTGTTTTAACTGCGGATAATTTTTATTATACAGCTACCGGTGGCCCAAGTGGTACCGGAACTTTACTCGCAGAGGGATCAGCAATTACAGTGTCAACTAGCTTATTTATTTATAAGGAAACAGGAACAACACCAAATAATTGTTTTGACGAAACTTCTTTTGATATTACTATTAATTATTCCCCAGTAGCTGATTCACCTTTGGATGTTCAAGCTTGTGATTCATATGTGTTACCAGCGCTATCTGTGGATAATGATTATTATACAACTACAGGAGGACCAAATGGAACAGGAACTTTGCTTACGGCAGGAAATGACATTACTACGACAACAACACTTTATGTTTATATTGAATCAGGGATAGCACCTAATAAATGTTCAGACGAAAATGAGTTTGTTGTGACTATTGATGTTACTCCTGTAGCAGATGCACCTTTGGATGTTCAAGCTTGTGATTCATATGTGTTACCAGCGCTATCTGCCAATAATTTTTATTATACAGCAACAGGAGGTCCAAATGGAGTAGGAACTTTGGTCGCAGAAGGAACAGCAATTGTTACATCATCCACATTGTATGTTTATATAGAAACAAGTACAACACCAAATAACTGTGCAGATGAAAATGTATTTAATATTACAATTGATATTTCTCCGGTAGCAGATGCACCGTTAGATGTTCAAGTTTGTGACGTTTATACATTACCGGCATTATCTGCTGATAATTTTTATTACACAGAAACTGGTGGTCCAAGTGGGACGGGGATTATTGTAGCAGAAGGAACAGTCATTAATACTTCTACTACTTTATATGTTTATACAGCGTTAGGTTCAAGTCCAAATAATTGTACAGATGAAAATAGTTTTGTAATAGCAGTGGATGTCTCTCCAATAGCAGATGCACCTATGGATGTTCAAGCTTGTGATTCTTATACTCTACCTGCATTATCTACAAATAATTTTTATTATACAGCAACAGGAGGTCCAAATGGAGTAGGAACTTTGGTAGCAGAAGGAACTGCTATTGTAACGACAATAACACTATATGTTTATACAGAAACAGGTACAACACCAAATAACTGTACAGATGAAAATAGTTTTGATATTACTATAGATATCTCTCCAATAGCAGATGCTCCTTTAGATGTTCAAGCTTGTGATAGTTATACATTACCTGTATTATCAGTAAATAATAGTTATTATACTGCAACAAATGGTCCTAACGGAGTTGGTAGTTTAGTTGCTGAAGGGACTCAAATTACATCTACTAGAACATTATATGTGTTTGCCGAATTTGCGGGATCTCCAAATAATTGTACAAATGAGAATAGTTTCATAATTACTATTGACTTATCTCCTGTGGCTAATTCAGTGGCTGATATGATTCAATGTGAAAATGATTTCAATCAAATTGATATGTTTGACTTGTCTTCTAATAATAATACGGTTAGTAATGGTCAAGCTAATACAGTCGTAACTTATTATAATTCGTTAGCAGATGCAGAAGCAGGTGCTTCTGTAATACTAAATCCTGATGCTTATGAAAATACATCTAACCCTGAAACGATTTACGTTAGGCTAGAAAATGAATTTTCAGGGTGTTATGATACGACAGCGTTAGATTTAATTGTTAATGATTCTGGAGCACTTGTCTCATCTTCTTCATTAACTTTTTGTGATCCAGATAGTGATGGTTTTGGTATCTTTAATTTATCAGATTCTGAAGTAGAAATTACAGGAGCGGCGACAGGAGTAGAGATTTCATATCATGAAACTTTAAGTGATGCAGAGCTTGATGTTAACCCAGTAATTGGCACTTATAATAATATAGTAGAGAATAATCAAGTTATTTATGTTAGAGTTGATAACCTAAATAATGGTTGTGCAACCGTTGTATTTTTAAACTTAATCGTCAATCCAACGCCTCAAATAACTGACTCAAGTCCATTGAAGGTTTGTGATAATGATACAGACGGCATTGCGTTATTTGATTTAGAGTTAAATAATCCGGAAATACTAAATCAGTTAGATACAGATACGACTAACGATTTAGCAACTGCAGATTATACAATTACCTTTTATACGACAGCAGCAGATGCGGCAGTACCACAAAATGCAATAGCGACACCAAATGCATTTACTAATACAACGTTAAATATGCAAACGATTTGGGTTGTAATAACGGATAATGCTAATGGATGTTCAACAACAACAACAATGGATTTAATAGTCAATCCATTACCAGTGTTAGTACAGCCCACACCATTAGAGTTATGTAATGATACTGATTTGCCAGGAGAAGTTCCAGCACTAGCGCAAGAAGCATTTACTTTGGAAGATGCTAATGCACAAATTTTAAATGGACAAACAGGAATTACATTAACGTATTACTTTACTCAAACGGGAGCAAGTAATGGTAGCGCTTCTGATCAAATTTTCAGTCCTTATGTTAATACTGCTAATGCACAAACAGTTTATGTAAGAGCAGAAGATAATGTGACAGGATGTATTAGTACAATTACTTTAAACTTAAGAGTTAACCCAATCCCTTCGCCAGAAGCTAATCCAAGTACATTAATAGAATGTGATAGTGATAATGATGGATTTGCTCTTTTCGATTTGGACAGTCAAACGATAAGTATCTTAAATGGCGAGTCAGGTGTTAGTATTAGCTATCACGAAACAGAAGCAGATGCCACTAGCGACATTAATCCGTTAACTAGTCCATACACCAATATTGTACCTAGTAACCAAAATGTATACGTACGTGCAGAAAATGATATAACAGGTTGTTTTACAATAGTTATTTTACCATTAGATGTGCAGCCTTCACCAGTTGTGCCAATAACAATAGACGATTACATAGTGTGTGATGATAATAATGATGGTTTTAATCAATTTGATTTTGATACCGTTATGACACCACAAATTTTAGGGACACAAAACCCTGCAGATTTTACTTTAACGTATCATACTACAGCACTAAATGCAGAGAGCGGAAATAGTCCAATAGTTAACACTAGTAATTATACCAATGTGACTAATCCTCAAACCATTTATATCCGATTAGTTAGTAATACAAATGGTTGTGTGACCACGGGACAGTTTGAAATTATAGTCGAATTTCCTCCAGTATTAGTACAGCCAACACCATTAGCTATTTGTGACGAGTTAGATGCTAATTATTATGAAAACAACGATGACATCGCTACCTTTGATTTAACGGTTAAAAATGACGAAATCATAGCTGGGAATGTGAGTTGGATAGTCGCGTATTATGAAACACAAGCAGATGCGCAAGCCGATGTTAATGTCATTGCAGATCCAACACAATATACTAACATGATGGTTGGTACTAATCCAGCAAACCCACAAACGGTTTATGTTAGAGTTACCAATTCTATCACAGGATGTTTCTCATTTACAACCTTAACTATACGTGTGTTACCAAACCCAACACCATTAGAAAATCCAGATAATATCGAGTTGTGTGATGATGTTGCTGTTGTAGGACCAAACGATTTAATCGAACTCTTTGATTTAACTCAAGATGCGGCAGTTATATTAAATGGCGAAGGTATTAATCCAAGTGATCCAAGACATTTAAGTTATTATACGGATTTAGATAACGCTTTAATGGGGACAACGCCAATAGCTGATCCAACAATGCATAGCAATGAAGATCCAACAAATCCAGGAGTAGCTATTACCCCACAAACTATTTATGTGCGTGTAACAAATGGAACGGACGAAATAGGAACATCAGGAACAGGTTGTTATACCATTGTTAGTTTTGATATCATCGTTAATCCATTACCAGAGGTTAGTCCAATCGAAGATTATATCTATTGCGAGTTATTTAGTGATGGTCAATATGGATTTGATTTAGTAAGTAAAACAGACGAAATCTTAGGAACACAAAGTGCTACAGATTTTACATTGACGTTTTATGCAGCAGATGGTACTACTATTGGTAATCCATCAAACTATACTAATGCGACCAACCCAGAAATCATCTCTGTAGATATTACCAATAACCTTACAGGTTGTATCGCTAGAACAAGTTTTACGATCGAGGTACAAGAGGGGGCGCAAGCTAATCCAGATATGGCCCCAATTGTTTACGAGTTATGTGATGACACTATGGAAACCGATGGGGATACTACAAACGATAGTACACAGTTTGATTTAGTTACTCAAAATCCAGAGGTGTTAGATGGACAAGATCCAGCAAACTATATTGTAAGTTACTATGCAACGCAAGCGGATGCCGATGCAGCACTAAATGCTTTACCATTATTATATGAAAACATAATTAACCCACAAGTTATTTATGTCCGTGTAGATAATGATACGATGATTGATGATGGCTCAGGAACCGGAACCATGGTTGATACTTCAATATGTTATGAAACCGCAGAACTAACCTTACAAGTTAACCCATTACCAGAGGTTGAATTAGAGTCAAGTTATTTATTATGTATCAACACTAATGGTACAGAAGTGGTTAGCGCACCAATAATCGAAACAGGATTAAATACAACGGACTATACTTTTGAATGGTTATTAGAAAACATCACTATTCCAGGAGAATCAGGAAATAGTTTAGAACCAACGCAAGGTGGTAACTACTCTGTGATTGTTACTGATATTAGTTCAAGTAGTGTTACAATGTGTCAAACAGTAGCTACAACTATAGTTGAAGAAAGTGAACCACCAACAATAGCAGTAGAGTTGTTAACAGAAGCATTTGCAGACGTACATAATATTTATGTCACTGCAACAGGTAGTGGAAGCTCCGTATACGAATTTAGTATTGACGACGGACCATGGGAAGTTAATGTGCCAAATGACGGGACGTATACCTTTACCGATGTTGGCGCAGGAGATCATATTGTAACGGTAAGAGATATCAATGGTTGTGGAGAGTTTAGTTTACCAATCCCTATAATGGATTATCCACACTTCTTTACGCCAAACGACGATGGTTTTAATGACACCTGGAATATTTACGGAATCGATGATCAGCCTGATGCAGTGATATACATCTTTGATCGTTATGGAAAGTTATTAAAACAACTAAGTCCAACAGGACTAGGATGGGATGGAACGTATAACGGCAACCCAATGCCAACTAGTGACTATTGGTTTACGGTTGACTATAGAGAGCCAAACGATCCAAACAATGCTCAAAAACAATTTAAGGCACACTTTACCTTAAAGCGATAA
- a CDS encoding Rid family detoxifying hydrolase codes for MKKIISTSKAPAPIGPYNQAILSKNTLYTSGQIALHPETGALVIDDIKTETKQVMENMKAVLEAADMTFEHVIKTSIFISDMHNFAQINEVYGTYFNDATAPARETVEVANLPKFVNVEISMIAIK; via the coding sequence ATGAAAAAGATAATATCCACATCAAAAGCACCTGCTCCAATAGGACCTTATAACCAAGCTATTTTAAGCAAAAATACATTATACACCTCTGGACAGATCGCTTTACATCCTGAAACCGGAGCGTTAGTAATAGATGATATTAAAACAGAAACTAAACAAGTTATGGAAAACATGAAAGCTGTTTTAGAAGCTGCTGACATGACTTTTGAGCACGTTATTAAGACGTCTATCTTTATTAGTGATATGCATAACTTTGCACAAATTAATGAAGTGTATGGTACTTATTTTAATGATGCCACTGCTCCTGCTAGAGAAACAGTTGAAGTTGCTAATCTACCAAAGTTTGTAAACGTCGAAATTAGTATGATTGCTATCAAATAA